In one Pseudomonas sp. SCA2728.1_7 genomic region, the following are encoded:
- a CDS encoding XRE family transcriptional regulator, with the protein MNTLGERIKQYRKAKGMSQQALAFACGWESQSRIGNYEKGARQPNLHDLQKIATALGVSFPDLVAGKNRSDVESYSDAIQGRIRSEDRLVRDYGRSKDKDQPVSSLVGWAKDGKVPVLSNAQLGNEGFFDTVEPPPGQGEGYLNIHSDDPDAYGIRVMGDSLMPRIKNGEFVLIEPNKRFISGDEVIVRTSSGKAMIKEFIYLRDGMYRLDSVNTEHETLHIAEQEVEEIHLVGGILKSSRFLHSAALF; encoded by the coding sequence ATGAACACACTCGGCGAACGTATTAAGCAATACCGCAAAGCCAAGGGCATGAGCCAACAAGCCCTTGCTTTCGCTTGCGGTTGGGAATCTCAGTCTCGGATAGGCAATTACGAGAAAGGGGCTCGTCAGCCCAATCTCCACGACTTGCAAAAGATAGCGACAGCACTGGGAGTATCTTTTCCAGACTTGGTAGCAGGAAAAAATCGTTCCGACGTTGAGTCGTACTCAGACGCCATTCAAGGTCGGATTCGGTCTGAAGACCGTCTTGTGAGGGACTACGGAAGATCGAAAGACAAAGACCAACCTGTTAGCAGCCTTGTAGGCTGGGCTAAGGATGGAAAGGTCCCTGTGCTATCAAACGCGCAGCTTGGGAATGAGGGCTTCTTCGACACGGTAGAACCGCCACCAGGGCAAGGTGAAGGCTACCTAAACATACATAGCGATGACCCAGATGCCTATGGCATAAGAGTCATGGGCGATAGCCTGATGCCCCGCATAAAAAATGGCGAGTTCGTTCTTATAGAGCCGAACAAACGCTTCATTAGCGGTGACGAGGTCATAGTTCGAACGTCCTCCGGCAAAGCGATGATCAAAGAGTTTATCTATCTCCGAGACGGAATGTACCGGTTGGATAGCGTCAATACCGAGCACGAAACTCTTCACATTGCAGAACAAGAGGTGGAAGAAATTCATCTCGTAGGCGGAATATTGAAGTCATCACGCTTTCTACACAGTGCTGCGCTATTTTAA
- a CDS encoding phage antirepressor KilAC domain-containing protein, protein MERTLAQAATQLGLTRPKLIALMREKGLLKGNLPADPKRDKAYLRVKDSPWYDEKCGMQYSQSTRVMQAGIRWLAEQLDIDLPAIPADRRDVA, encoded by the coding sequence ATGGAACGCACCCTCGCCCAAGCAGCCACACAACTCGGCCTCACTCGCCCCAAACTGATCGCTCTCATGCGGGAAAAAGGTTTGCTCAAGGGAAACCTGCCGGCGGACCCGAAGCGCGACAAAGCGTACCTGCGTGTCAAGGACAGCCCCTGGTATGACGAAAAATGCGGAATGCAGTACAGCCAGTCGACCCGCGTCATGCAAGCCGGCATCCGCTGGCTGGCCGAGCAGTTGGACATCGATCTTCCTGCCATCCCGGCAGATCGCCGTGACGTGGCCTAG
- a CDS encoding helix-turn-helix transcriptional regulator: protein MNLIAEHREKAGIKQKELVVALGWTQARISNYEAGRRIAGLTECRAIVRALNKLGAPCSLDDVFPPEMEESQAA from the coding sequence ATGAATCTGATCGCTGAACATCGAGAGAAAGCTGGGATCAAGCAAAAGGAACTCGTTGTAGCTCTTGGATGGACTCAGGCACGTATAAGCAATTACGAAGCAGGACGTCGAATCGCAGGGCTTACGGAGTGCAGAGCCATAGTCAGAGCGCTCAATAAGCTAGGAGCGCCGTGCAGTCTTGATGACGTATTTCCTCCGGAAATGGAAGAGTCCCAAGCCGCATAG
- a CDS encoding phage regulatory CII family protein: MSRIALSSLERAQREILPLDLALYHAARDYPGGAAAIAATTGRNPTTLQHKLSPTHPSHSINIQEFGEILELTKDRRILDAVHALVGDTIWQELADTYTNDMPETLTTGIAEYFRQVADLAETWAKSIGDGVVTDQELAAIRLQVFRGIQGLLGLFNRATYVNQTTRGADRG, encoded by the coding sequence ATGAGCCGAATTGCTCTCAGTTCTCTGGAACGGGCGCAGCGGGAAATCCTGCCGCTCGATTTAGCGCTGTACCACGCCGCTCGCGATTACCCGGGCGGCGCCGCTGCCATCGCCGCGACTACGGGCCGCAACCCGACCACGCTGCAGCACAAGCTATCGCCAACTCACCCGAGTCACTCCATCAACATTCAGGAATTCGGTGAGATCCTCGAACTGACTAAGGATCGCCGCATTCTCGATGCGGTGCATGCGCTGGTCGGTGACACGATCTGGCAGGAGCTGGCGGACACCTACACCAACGACATGCCCGAAACCTTGACCACGGGTATCGCCGAATACTTCCGCCAGGTCGCTGATCTGGCCGAGACCTGGGCCAAGAGCATCGGCGACGGTGTGGTGACTGATCAGGAACTGGCGGCGATTCGCCTGCAGGTGTTCCGCGGTATTCAAGGACTGCTGGGTTTGTTCAACCGCGCCACCTACGTCAACCAGACGACGCGAGGTGCTGACCGTGGCTGA